One Pseudomonas sp. AN-1 genomic region harbors:
- a CDS encoding transglutaminase family protein, with the protein MNSAHYLILHDTHYHYAAPVSLAEQLAHLWPRPSPWQRCHARELLVSPEPTRRSDGLDVFGNPLTRLAFERPHDELRVSARLQVEVLARPALRLQDSPPWEEVCLGLSYSGKELTCEELEAARYRFQSPYVNLKQLFSDWIDDCFLPGRPLLLAVDALMAKIFREFTYDAAATQVATPLAQVLEEKRGVCQDFAHLMLACLRSRGLAARYVSGYLLTQPPPGKPRLIGADASHAWISVWCPRQGWVDFDPTNNLIPGREHITLAWGRDFGDVSPLRGVILGGGSHDPEVSVTVMPLQEALARGL; encoded by the coding sequence ATGAACAGTGCCCACTACCTCATCCTCCACGACACCCACTACCACTACGCCGCGCCGGTGTCGCTGGCCGAGCAACTGGCCCACCTGTGGCCGCGGCCGAGCCCCTGGCAGCGCTGCCACGCCCGCGAGCTGCTGGTCAGCCCGGAGCCGACCCGGCGCAGCGACGGCCTCGACGTGTTCGGCAATCCGCTGACCCGCCTGGCCTTCGAGCGGCCCCACGACGAACTGCGCGTCAGCGCCCGCCTGCAGGTCGAGGTGCTCGCCCGGCCGGCGCTGCGCCTGCAGGACTCGCCGCCCTGGGAGGAGGTCTGCCTCGGCCTCAGCTACTCCGGCAAGGAACTCACCTGCGAGGAGCTGGAAGCCGCCCGCTACCGCTTCCAGTCGCCCTACGTGAACCTCAAGCAGCTGTTCAGCGACTGGATCGACGACTGCTTCCTGCCCGGCCGGCCGCTGCTGCTGGCGGTCGATGCGCTGATGGCGAAGATCTTCCGCGAGTTCACCTACGACGCCGCCGCCACCCAGGTGGCGACCCCGCTGGCGCAGGTGCTGGAGGAGAAGCGCGGGGTGTGCCAGGACTTCGCCCACCTGATGCTCGCCTGCCTGCGCTCGCGCGGCCTGGCGGCGCGCTACGTCAGCGGCTACCTGCTGACCCAGCCGCCGCCCGGCAAGCCGCGGCTGATCGGCGCCGACGCCTCGCACGCCTGGATCTCGGTGTGGTGCCCGCGCCAGGGCTGGGTCGACTTCGACCCCACCAACAACCTGATCCCCGGCCGCGAGCACATCACCCTGGCCTGGGGCCGCGACTTCGGCGACGTCTCGCCGCTGCGCGGGGTGATCCTCGGCGGCGGCAGCCACGACCCGGAGGTCAGCGTCACCGTGATGCCGCTGCAGGAGGCGCTGGCGCGCGGCCTGTAG
- a CDS encoding transglutaminase family protein produces MSIHVALHHVTHYRYDRPVNLGPQIVRLRPAPHSRTRVLSYALKVLPEGHFINWQQDPQGNYLARLVFPEKTDELKIEVDLVAEMAVFNPFDFFLEPYAEKIPFAYTEGERRELDPYLQALPATPRLADYLAGIDREPTPSVNFLVALNQRLSNDIRYLIRMEPGVQTPEQTLEKASGSCRDSAWLLVQLLRHLGLAARFVSGYLIQLTADVKALDGPSGTEEDFTDLHAWCEVYLPGAGWIGLDPTSGLFAGEGHIPVACSPEPSSAAPISGGVDKCEVEFAHEMRVERIWEAPRVTLPYSDDQWQAIDALGRQVDVDLQAADVRLTMGGEPTFVAIDYPDDEEWNTAALGPNKRRLAAELFHRLREHYAPQGLVHFGQGKWYPGEQLPRWSLNCFWRRDGEPVWRDRQLLADEGRHYGADERLAARFLATLAGHLGLSGEYAFPAYEDWLYYLWRERRLPANVTPEDARLADPLERERLRKVFEQGLEQVVGHILPLARSADAARWQSGPWFLREEHCRLIPGDSPLGYRLPLDSQPWVSSSDYPYVQAPDPNQSFPPLPAHAAIREQLRHAPHQTAAAASPAAASGLNGPASTSAEAAPEPFQSAAHIVRTGLCAEPRDGRLYLFMPPLARLEDYLELVAAIEATAAELRCPVMLEGYEPPADPRLIHFRVTPDPGVIEVNIHPAASWDELVERTEFLYEAARLTRLSSEKFMIDGRHTGTGGGNHFVLGGATPADSPFLRRPDLLRSLIGYWHNHPSLSYLFSGLFIGPTSQAPRVDEARNDALYELEIAFAQMPEPGADCPPWLVDRLLRNLLVDVGGNTHRAEFCIDKLYSPDSASGRLGLLELRAFEMPPHARMSLAQQVLLRALVARFWNEPYRPQRLVRWGTELHDRFLLPHFVEQDFRDVLHELNAAGYAFRPEWFAAHFEFRFPQLGDFAVQGIELELRQALEPWHVLGEEGAAGGTVRYVDSSLERLQVRINGMAPDRYVLTCNGAPVPLTPTGTVGEFVGGVRFRAWQPASCLQPTIGVHAPLVFDLVDTWMQRSLGGCQYHVAHPGGRNYETLPVNAYEAESRRLARFFRHGHTPGRVEAPQPLANRELPMTLDLRRV; encoded by the coding sequence GTGTCGATCCATGTCGCATTGCATCACGTCACCCACTACCGCTATGACCGCCCGGTCAATCTCGGGCCGCAGATCGTCCGTCTGCGCCCGGCGCCGCACAGCCGCACGCGCGTCCTTTCCTATGCGCTGAAGGTGCTGCCGGAAGGCCACTTCATCAACTGGCAGCAGGACCCGCAGGGCAACTACCTGGCCCGCCTGGTGTTCCCGGAGAAGACCGACGAGCTGAAGATCGAGGTCGACCTGGTCGCCGAGATGGCGGTGTTCAACCCGTTCGACTTCTTCCTCGAGCCCTATGCCGAGAAGATCCCCTTCGCCTACACCGAGGGCGAGCGCCGCGAGCTGGACCCCTACCTGCAGGCGCTGCCGGCCACCCCGCGGCTGGCCGACTACCTGGCCGGCATCGACCGTGAGCCCACGCCCAGCGTCAACTTCCTGGTCGCGCTCAACCAGCGCCTGTCCAACGACATCCGCTACCTGATCCGCATGGAGCCGGGCGTGCAGACGCCCGAACAGACCCTGGAGAAGGCTTCGGGCTCGTGCCGCGACTCGGCCTGGCTGCTGGTGCAGCTGCTGCGCCACCTGGGCCTGGCCGCGCGCTTCGTCTCCGGCTACCTGATCCAGCTCACCGCCGACGTCAAGGCCCTCGACGGCCCGAGCGGCACCGAGGAGGACTTCACCGACCTGCACGCCTGGTGCGAGGTGTACCTGCCGGGCGCCGGCTGGATCGGCCTCGATCCCACCTCCGGGCTGTTCGCCGGCGAGGGGCACATCCCGGTCGCCTGCAGCCCCGAGCCGTCCTCGGCGGCGCCGATCAGCGGCGGGGTCGACAAGTGCGAGGTGGAGTTCGCCCACGAGATGCGCGTCGAGCGCATCTGGGAAGCGCCGCGGGTGACCCTGCCGTACAGCGACGATCAGTGGCAGGCCATCGACGCCCTCGGCCGCCAGGTCGACGTCGACCTGCAGGCCGCCGACGTGCGCCTGACCATGGGCGGCGAGCCGACCTTCGTGGCCATCGACTACCCGGACGATGAGGAGTGGAACACCGCCGCGCTCGGCCCCAACAAGCGCCGCCTGGCCGCCGAGCTGTTCCACCGCCTGCGCGAGCACTACGCGCCGCAGGGCCTGGTGCACTTCGGCCAGGGCAAGTGGTATCCCGGCGAGCAGCTGCCGCGCTGGTCGCTCAACTGCTTCTGGCGCAGGGACGGCGAGCCGGTGTGGCGCGACCGCCAGTTGCTCGCCGACGAGGGCCGGCACTACGGCGCCGACGAGCGCCTCGCCGCGCGCTTCCTCGCCACCCTGGCCGGCCACCTCGGCCTGTCCGGCGAGTACGCCTTCCCGGCCTACGAGGACTGGCTGTACTACCTGTGGCGCGAGCGCCGCCTGCCGGCCAACGTCACCCCGGAGGACGCGCGTCTCGCCGACCCGCTGGAGCGCGAGCGCCTGCGCAAGGTGTTCGAGCAGGGCCTGGAGCAGGTGGTCGGCCATATCCTGCCGCTGGCGCGCAGCGCCGACGCTGCGCGCTGGCAGTCCGGCCCCTGGTTCCTGCGCGAGGAACACTGCCGGCTGATCCCCGGCGACTCGCCGCTCGGCTACCGCCTGCCGCTGGATTCGCAGCCGTGGGTGAGCAGCAGCGACTACCCCTACGTGCAGGCGCCGGACCCCAACCAGAGCTTCCCGCCGCTGCCGGCCCATGCGGCGATCCGCGAGCAGCTGCGCCATGCCCCGCACCAGACCGCCGCCGCCGCGTCGCCGGCTGCGGCCAGTGGCCTGAACGGCCCCGCCAGCACCAGCGCCGAGGCCGCGCCGGAACCCTTCCAGTCCGCCGCGCACATCGTGCGCACCGGACTGTGCGCCGAGCCGCGCGACGGCCGCCTGTACCTGTTCATGCCGCCGCTGGCGCGCCTCGAGGACTATCTGGAGCTGGTCGCCGCCATCGAGGCGACCGCCGCCGAGCTGCGCTGCCCGGTGATGCTGGAAGGCTACGAGCCGCCGGCCGACCCGCGCCTCATCCATTTCCGCGTCACCCCCGACCCGGGGGTGATCGAGGTCAACATCCACCCGGCCGCCAGCTGGGACGAGCTGGTCGAGCGCACCGAGTTCCTCTACGAGGCGGCGCGCCTGACCCGGCTGTCGTCGGAGAAGTTCATGATCGACGGCCGCCACACCGGCACTGGCGGCGGCAACCACTTCGTGCTCGGCGGCGCCACCCCGGCCGACTCGCCGTTCCTGCGCCGCCCGGACCTGCTGCGCAGCCTGATCGGCTACTGGCACAACCACCCGTCGCTGTCCTACCTGTTCAGCGGCCTGTTCATCGGCCCGACCTCGCAGGCCCCGCGCGTCGACGAGGCGCGCAACGACGCGCTCTACGAGCTGGAGATCGCCTTCGCGCAGATGCCCGAGCCGGGCGCCGACTGCCCGCCGTGGCTGGTCGACCGCCTGCTGCGCAACCTGCTGGTCGACGTCGGCGGCAACACCCACCGCGCCGAGTTCTGCATCGACAAGCTGTACTCGCCGGATTCGGCCAGCGGCCGCCTCGGCCTGCTCGAGCTGCGCGCCTTCGAGATGCCGCCGCATGCGCGCATGAGCCTGGCCCAGCAGGTGCTGCTGCGCGCGCTGGTGGCGCGCTTCTGGAACGAGCCGTACCGGCCGCAGCGCCTGGTGCGCTGGGGCACCGAGCTGCACGACCGCTTCCTGCTGCCGCACTTCGTCGAGCAGGATTTCCGCGACGTGCTGCACGAGCTCAATGCGGCCGGCTATGCCTTCCGCCCCGAGTGGTTCGCCGCGCACTTCGAGTTCCGCTTCCCGCAGCTCGGCGACTTCGCCGTGCAGGGCATCGAGCTGGAGCTGCGCCAGGCGCTGGAGCCCTGGCACGTGCTGGGCGAGGAGGGCGCTGCCGGTGGCACCGTGCGCTACGTCGACTCCTCGCTGGAGCGCCTGCAGGTGCGGATCAATGGCATGGCCCCGGACCGCTACGTGCTGACCTGCAACGGCGCGCCGGTGCCGCTGACGCCCACCGGCACGGTCGGCGAGTTCGTCGGCGGCGTGCGCTTCCGCGCCTGGCAACCGGCCTCCTGCCTGCAGCCGACCATCGGCGTGCACGCGCCGCTGGTGTTCGACCTGGTCGACACCTGGATGCAGCGCTCCCTCGGCGGCTGCCAGTACCACGTCGCCCACCCGGGCGGGCGCAACTACGAGACCCTGCCGGTCAACGCCTACGAGGCGGAAAGCCGGCGCCTGGCGCGCTTCTTCCGCCACGGCCACACCCCGGGTCGCGTCGAGGCGCCGCAGCCGCTGGCGAACCGCGAGCTGCCGATGACCCTCGACCTGCGCAGGGTGTGA
- a CDS encoding circularly permuted type 2 ATP-grasp protein gives MPHLLADYPRNAAVYHELLDAQGKVRPHWEALLAHLQRCSPAQLDQRQALLARQILENGVTYNVYADPDGTDRPWELDLLPNIIPAEEWQQLAAGVAQRASLLNAVLADIYGPQRLLAEGLLPADLVYGHHNYLWPCQGLQPPGGTWLHVYAVDLARSADGRWWVTADRTQAPSGAGYALENRQLVSRAFPELYRDLRVQYLVGYFRTLQETLARQAPAGGETPLVVLLTPGRFNETYFEHLYLARQLGYPLVEGSDLTVRDATVYLKTLGGLKRVHALLRRLDDDFCDPLELRSDSALGVPGLLEAVRQGRVLVANALGSGVLESPGLPGFLPGICERLFGEELLLPSIASWWCGEPPVCEEALDKLDQLLFRGAFPSQQFVPQFGPDLKPAQRAALAERIRQRPYAYVGQERPLLSHAPVWEAADGGLGTRPIGMRLFAVAGPDGYRVMPGGLTRVAASAGATTLSMQRGGASKDTWVLGARHASSEPWQWVRSLGVADVVRSDPYLPSRLVENLFWFGRYCDRCEGSARLLRIMLARYVDDGDDPAALQAAVSVAQGLGLLPDARPPGEDGDDGEAEEELSLEQRLVQAVVGKDWPFSLRANLQRLQWAAASVRGKLSRENWQALVELHKEAQALDREEVDPGDLLEFLDRLLMSLAALSGFALDDMTRDDGWRFLVIGRRIERLQFLVESIAGLLATPAARDPAALGWLLELGNSSITYRTRYLASAQLIPVLDLLLLDGQNPHAAVFQLRQLHRSLEILGERFELATLPDLAGIDARLNAWDLARLEAACSDADAAALGDLAALLQSVASAAGQLSDQLGLRFFVHVDASQQTQSL, from the coding sequence ATGCCCCACCTGCTTGCCGACTACCCGCGCAACGCCGCGGTCTACCACGAACTGCTCGATGCCCAGGGCAAGGTACGCCCGCACTGGGAGGCGCTGCTCGCCCACCTGCAGCGCTGCAGCCCGGCGCAGCTGGACCAGCGCCAGGCGCTGCTGGCCCGGCAGATCCTGGAGAACGGCGTCACCTACAACGTCTACGCCGACCCCGACGGCACCGACCGGCCCTGGGAGCTGGACCTGCTGCCCAACATCATTCCGGCCGAGGAATGGCAGCAGCTGGCCGCCGGCGTGGCGCAGCGCGCCAGCCTGCTGAATGCCGTGCTGGCCGACATCTACGGACCGCAGCGACTGCTGGCCGAGGGCCTGCTGCCGGCCGACCTGGTCTACGGCCACCACAACTACCTGTGGCCGTGCCAGGGCCTGCAGCCGCCGGGCGGCACCTGGCTGCACGTCTACGCGGTGGACCTGGCGCGCTCGGCGGACGGCCGCTGGTGGGTCACCGCCGACCGTACCCAGGCGCCCTCCGGCGCCGGCTACGCGCTGGAGAACCGCCAACTGGTCTCGCGCGCCTTCCCCGAGCTGTACCGCGACCTGCGCGTGCAGTATCTGGTCGGCTACTTCCGCACCCTGCAGGAGACCCTGGCGCGCCAGGCGCCGGCGGGCGGCGAGACGCCGCTGGTGGTGCTGCTCACCCCCGGACGCTTCAACGAGACCTACTTCGAGCACCTCTACCTAGCGCGCCAGCTCGGCTATCCGCTGGTCGAGGGCAGCGACCTGACGGTGCGCGACGCCACCGTCTACCTGAAGACCCTCGGCGGCCTCAAGCGCGTGCACGCGCTGCTGCGCCGCCTCGACGACGACTTCTGCGACCCGCTGGAGCTGCGCAGCGACTCGGCGCTCGGCGTCCCCGGCCTGCTCGAGGCGGTGCGCCAGGGCCGCGTGCTGGTGGCCAACGCCCTGGGCAGCGGCGTGCTGGAGTCCCCCGGCCTGCCGGGCTTCCTGCCCGGCATCTGCGAGCGGCTGTTCGGCGAGGAGCTGCTGCTGCCGTCCATCGCCAGCTGGTGGTGCGGCGAGCCGCCGGTGTGCGAGGAGGCGCTGGACAAGCTCGACCAGCTGCTGTTCCGCGGCGCCTTTCCCTCGCAGCAGTTCGTGCCGCAGTTCGGTCCCGACCTCAAGCCCGCGCAGCGCGCCGCACTGGCCGAGCGCATCCGCCAGCGTCCCTACGCCTACGTCGGCCAGGAACGCCCGCTGCTCTCCCATGCTCCGGTCTGGGAGGCCGCGGACGGCGGCCTGGGCACAAGGCCGATCGGCATGCGCCTGTTCGCCGTAGCCGGCCCGGACGGCTACCGGGTGATGCCCGGCGGCCTGACCCGGGTGGCCGCCAGCGCCGGCGCCACCACCCTGTCGATGCAGCGCGGCGGCGCCAGCAAAGACACCTGGGTGCTCGGCGCTCGCCACGCCAGCAGCGAGCCCTGGCAGTGGGTGCGTTCGCTCGGCGTGGCCGACGTGGTGCGCAGCGACCCCTACCTGCCGTCGCGGCTGGTGGAGAACCTGTTCTGGTTCGGCCGCTACTGCGACCGCTGCGAAGGCAGCGCGCGCCTGCTGCGCATCATGCTGGCCCGCTACGTCGACGACGGCGACGATCCCGCCGCCCTGCAGGCCGCGGTGAGCGTGGCCCAGGGCCTCGGCCTGCTGCCCGACGCGCGGCCGCCGGGCGAGGACGGCGACGATGGCGAGGCGGAGGAGGAGCTGAGCCTGGAGCAGCGCCTGGTGCAGGCGGTGGTCGGCAAGGACTGGCCGTTCAGCCTGCGCGCCAACCTGCAGCGCCTGCAGTGGGCCGCCGCCAGCGTGCGCGGCAAGCTGTCGCGGGAGAACTGGCAGGCGCTGGTCGAACTGCACAAGGAGGCGCAGGCCCTCGACCGCGAGGAGGTCGATCCCGGCGACCTGCTGGAGTTCCTCGACCGCCTGCTGATGTCGCTGGCCGCGCTGTCCGGCTTCGCCCTCGACGACATGACCCGCGACGACGGCTGGCGCTTCCTGGTGATCGGCCGGCGCATCGAGCGCCTGCAGTTCCTCGTCGAGAGCATCGCCGGTCTGCTCGCCACCCCGGCGGCGCGCGACCCGGCGGCGCTGGGCTGGCTGCTCGAGCTGGGCAACAGCAGCATCACCTACCGCACCCGCTACCTGGCCAGCGCCCAGCTGATCCCGGTGCTCGACCTGCTCCTGCTCGACGGCCAGAACCCGCACGCTGCGGTGTTCCAGCTGCGCCAGCTGCACCGCTCGCTGGAGATCCTAGGCGAACGCTTCGAGCTGGCGACCCTGCCCGACCTGGCCGGGATCGACGCCCGCCTGAACGCCTGGGACCTCGCGCGCCTGGAGGCTGCCTGCAGCGACGCCGACGCCGCGGCGCTGGGCGACCTGGCGGCCCTGCTGCAGTCCGTCGCCAGCGCCGCCGGCCAGCTGTCCGACCAGCTCGGCCTGCGTTTCTTCGTCCACGTCGACGCCAGCCAGCAGACCCAGTCGCTATGA